A window of Quercus robur chromosome 12, dhQueRobu3.1, whole genome shotgun sequence genomic DNA:
gaaagttacccttattacccttcccagataagactacacctaacagaaccggattcttaggctttatctaCCATCCCCACCAATTCtaggattagactgacgggacaaatgtCAGTCCTGGAAAACttaaccctacacgtggacgaaggacagcaaaCGCAggataatataaaaggaaacataAGGTAACGAAGTGGGGatcccccatctcacttcctgggaaatactccagggatgagaatgcccggataatatatgtagaccaccacgaaaaacccaccgccgggtaatcggagaaagacattagtcctcctcggacatgatccgaggagtccaatccctcaagttaaaaagctgtggggcttggatatccaagctgaagccttttcttatctgagttcccTAAAGTTCGGTTTGGACCAatgccctgtgaccaaacgctagcctttcaaacccactctctacaaatcttattgtgagagATCCTCCACGTGCGAGCCCagcgtcattgttgggccgtttgagaatcgtgtccctacatgaTACATACGTACAAAGTGTACACATTGTTAAGTGTATAACAATTTGTTTTTTCCACACTATATGGTATACTTTTTCTCGTTCTGTAGAAAATGTTTAGCATATTTAAATCACATTATGAATGTATAACAATACTTTTTCTCATATCTCGTTTCGTATGTTTGTTTCTCAGCCCAACTTTTTTACGTGaagcagtatttttttttagaaataaaaatgaattagagttatgattttttgaattagagataagaatgaattagagttctgattaatctaatattaatctGCAGTTTTTTTTAGacatgaattagagtcctggtagtatactattcctttttggttatttaaaaatctgaaaatttaataaaatttttgcaatttgcatttttttaagatatgaattagagtcctggtagtataatatgatatgatttttatctctcttttttatttgaattctatCCTTAGGTAATTAtattctattgattttagggtttattgataacattttagatagacacaactATTGATTtatcatatttatccaaaaaatttgtatatatctattcttaaaatctaaaaatttattaaaatttctacaatttggtgaagccacgtGGCACAATTACGgtgtctaagcccaacttttattatatataatatgatataatatgatatgatatatatatatatatatatatagatgagctTTACtttatcacccaaaaaaaaatcacgctTCAAATTGAAGCttatatcaacaacaaaaaaaagtacatgataTATATTACTGcattttagttttaaaacttatcattatccaatcattatttttctgatttccgtattttaaaaaattaatcttgAAGGTGAGAGCcttcaaattcaatttttaaaaagtacttttttccatattgttttgaaaacaaaaacaaaaatatttctaCCAAACAAGTAATAACTCAACggtaatagaatttttttttttttaaagagataatAGCAtcctttttaattctttatgtTTATGATTTTAGCCTCACTATCAAGTTaatattatttgttaaaaaaaaaaaatagtattatttaACACTATTCTCTCTCACtcaaaaagaattaaagaataacttcttctaaaaaaaactgAAACAAGAAAATTCGGTTGGCAAAAAACTATGCCGTTTTGTTGTCCCTCTCAGCTGCCTTAGGCTTCTTATCTCTTCCTCTCTGTGTCTCCCATACCATTGAAAACAGTGTGCACAACATGAACACGCTAATCCCAACGTCTCTCTGCAACACCAAAATTACAAGGTTCCGTTTCACTCCAATCCTCAGAAACAGCTTGTCCCATGCTCAAGCTCGCACCAAAAGCTTCAAAATACATGCCAGTTCCAGTGAAGTAGATGCACAAACAGTAGAGGAACCCAAGGAAGAGACACAAGCAGAACCCACTGAAGCAAGCAAATCCTCCACCGCTGCTCCTCTTGCATTAGACAAAGACCTTAAAAAGGTTGGTACATGCTTGTTCTCTACCGGGTGAACCCAGCTCTAAACTTTATGTTTGAACTGTTTTTGGAAATGCCCAGTTGAACTGTTTTTGGAGATTGAGAATTCATGTATCATTGTCCTTATTTTTTGAACCCCCAATGAATATGTGTATATCATTATGTTGTAAGTACATCAGCCAagaattcagcaaaaaaaaaaaaagtacatcagCCAAGGATTAGGGGCAATAAGTTTATggacaaaacattttttttacaaattttttcacaacgGTTGACATGGCCTGTCATGactatgattattttttttttggctgagagTCATGACTATGATTATGACATAGCAAAAGTGGTATCAACCATGGACTCTCCAACCACAACTATTATattagttgtgaaaaatattatatgtctCTAACATTACTCGACCAGGGGTAGTTGTATGCAATGTGCTctctattaaaatattttttgatttcttaaaatatatgAGAGAAAAGGCTTGATCATTgatatgcttttatttttatttttaaatttccttgACAGGTTGCTCAAAAGACTGCTGCAACCTTTGCACCAAGGGCTTCCACTGCTACCAAAAACCCAGCTGTACCTGGAACTGCCTTGTACACTGTTTTTGAAGTTCAAGGTTATGCCTCAATGTTGTTAGGTGGAGCTCTGTCTTTTAATCTCATCTTCCCATCAAATGAACCGGACCTATGGAGACTAATGGGAATGTGGTCTATTTGGATGTTCAGTAAGTTATGCCCCCTACTAAATTTCAACCTCACTCTCAGTTGATGTTAAACTTATATTTGATAAGGACTTCTATCCAAACCTTTTGATTTCTCTATAATGTTTGCATGCTTAAGattattctaattaaaattaGATTTGATGAAGCAGCATTTAGGAACTACCTGTTATTGCTGTCAAAGAAATCACCTAACTCAATTTTGGTTATAGCTTTATaggattttgtgtgtgtgtgtgtgataatTAGCCATATACTTGGAGGATAGGATTTAAAGCAACCAATTTTAGTATTCTTAGTAATTGTAGTTCTGTTTGTCATACCTTAAAGTTAAACTTACCACCATTCAAAATTACCCACACTAGACTACAATTTCAGTTTCTACAGAACTGCATCTTATCAAGAAAATTTCTATCACTTGCAGCAATTCCTTCCCTCCGAGCCCGAGACTGCTCAAAGAATGAGAAAGAGGCTCTTAACTACCTGTTTCTCCTCGTCCCATTAATCAATGTTATAATTCCATTCTTTTGGAAGTCCTTTGCAGTTGTCTGGTCTGCAGATACCATAGCCTTCCTTGGAATGTATGCATGGAAAGTAAGCTTCATTTCTTCAGAGATGTTGAATTTGGTATTCCTTTGTTAGTTTGTGTTTCTCTCTACTgaaatatattctttttcttcagtttGGGTGGCTGCAAAGAACAGACTAGGAAGTCAAATTGATGGCTGCCTTCAGTTGGATAATAATCTCATCACTGTCatggattctcaattttataACCTTGTGATGCATGTCTGACATGAAATTTATTAAAGCCTACCATTGCCCAACTAGCTATCAAGATGAAGATGATTTGTGAATTAACAGGGCACCAGGATTGCCTCGCCAAGGCGAATGAAACAAGATGCCTTCCTCTTTCTTCTAAACATGTAATGATAAATATATACCAAGTTACTGTGAATGCTTCAAAGTTTGGGATCTAGGaaaaattttcatgttttttctaCTTGTTCTCTTCTTCCCTTTTGTTCATGTTTAGGATGTATATGGTTCAAAGTTCATATTGAAAAACTAGTTAATGATAAATTTGTATATGATGAGTCTTgaattgttgtttgtttgtttgcttcaTGTGCATAGTTGTAAATAAGCAATGCTTGCAATTACTATTCCTTATAGTAATAATACTTAATTGAATCATCTAATTGGGTAAAACCAGCACAAAAAAATGCAGAAATATAATGTTTTATTTACTTAAGTATATTATTTCATTGCATAAGAAATTATTTACCAAAACTCAGTATTAATGAATACAATCGTATCACTATCagacaaataaataactttGTGAAGCATTTTCATTCCATCATTTGACTAATATTACAAAggaaaaagttaatggatgcTCTAAGGacattggtttaaaaaaaaaaaactttataaacattttacaagaaaagaaaaaataaataatttttttgacatttttttttaatttttttttcataagagtGATATCAAAATTTGCCTAGAGTGGTCTACTAACAAATGAGCTAATAACACATCTTCATTAAATCATTCGTTCAGAATGGCTTAATAACCTCAATTAGAAAATGGACTCATTCCAAGTATAAATTTGTCCCATCCCATTAAAGGCTATATACAATTGGCTGATTTAAAATTTGATCAGTTCACAAAGATTCAGTGGCTTTTGTgcaatttcaagaagttttatGGGTCATTTAGTTAAATTAGATATGGGTTctgcttttaaaagaaaagggtttGGGGCTTAATTTAAGGGGTTCGGACCTGGACTTATTCTAAGGCTTACTGGTTTTAAAGACTGATGGGCCTTTTAACTTCTTATATCCTAAATTTGAGTGGGCTTAATTTCAGGTATGGCCTATACTTGTTGGGGTTGTGAGATAATCTAACTGGGCCTAGTTCAAGCAGATTGGACAGAAATTGACTCGGCCCACCCTTATCTCAAATCCCTCCCACCAAGTACATCATATGTGGAGATTGTATATTGCCCAAATTacaggttatatatatatatatatattagtattatgcccgtgcgatgcacggcttAATCAAGAATCATGTGTaatctaaagaaaataataaatatttttttatttaatttaatttaaataataacatATATTTAAGTGGTAAACTCAATTTAATAGTTAAGAATTATAAACAACCCAAAttactaaacaaaataaataaataaaagtagtgAGATTTACATAAgaattgaatttttgtatttgaaagCAATGGAGGAGGCACCGAATTTCAACCTATCAAAAcaaatgtgtaaatataaacttcaagaaatatttttgagaagTACTAAGAGTTAAGACCTTGGCAATAAGTTTGCATTGATAATTGAAAATAGCTTCATTAGCATTGAGATGTCATaagaattaaaaagtaaaacctTTTTGTGAGGTCTGCACATCCTCCTAGGTTATAACTTTAAGGTGTTTAAAACTTTAATGGATCATGCCATATCTTGACCAATACCCTTTTTTAACCCTACACCTTCAATAAATCTCATTTTAGCAATTATTTTCTTATCCAATTCCAATGTATATTTCAATGGGCAAGGCTTGTGTCCGGTGAAAATTTTCACTGGACACGGCCAGATTTGGACACGTGTCCAAGATCCAACGTGTCCAGTGAAAACTTTCACTGGACACAAGCCGGACCCTATTTCAATTGAACCAAACTTGCTAAGCCAACTACACCttaatttttgagatttttatctCTCTTGAGAATCCTTTGTTGTGATCATATCCCAATAGATTATGGTTGATGAAGATCTAGTTAATTAAGTTCCAAAAATTCAAGCTTATTGTAAATAATCACTTTCAAAATTCTAATAACATGAATACTTCAattttttcctccttagaaaATTTAGgtgaaagaataaagaatacaCACCAAAAGTAATGAGGATTGATCATACTTACCAATTATGGAATAAAAATCTTTATGATACATAAAAATAGCATCCATGACTCCACAAATGAGTACGTGCCTCCCTCCATGGCCAAATAGAGATGGTCAAAATAACTAAGCTTTTCAAAGTCCCGTTCAAAATCTATAGCTTTAAAGAGTTCCAATATAGTTAGTTGTAGTATAAATGATATGATGTATTTTATGAACATAATGaaacaaaaaaggagaaaaaaattacAGGATAGAGTTAAATAACCTTAGAGAGGAAATAGAACCTGTAGCTTTCATTGTAGGCATCCTTAAAatatatacccaaaaaaaaaaaaactaacaatacaaaaaatataaccTTCATGAACAGTCCGAATGAGAAGTTTGAGGGAGGCAgagcaaaaatatttataatttttttttcctgattgaTTTTTATTCCCTATGATCTAATCGCAAGTTTTAGATATACTTGAAGGTAAGCAAAAATTGCAgcaatttttttagatagacacaaaatcttaattgttcttatcaacttttCCTCTACAAATCTTTGGATAGatacaaaattttactttttcttatcaactttcctctatttagcTTAATATTgatatcaacattttttttccttaactttATGAATAATTGTAACACGGTGAGAAAGATTAATTATTaagagtttgagtttgagacAAAGAGTTTAATTAGAATTAAGGATTTCAATCTTTGTATATCTCCATATAAACCACAACATATAAAGCACTTCAATTATAACATACGGATTCAATGAAACAACACATGTTCATAATTCAAGATTGAAATCTACTCAATCACACGTATACGTccagccaaaaacaaaaacaactggCAATGTTATAATAAAGCTTTAATAAAACATCAATTCTACATGTCCCTTGATTGACAATGTTATAGATTTCAATCTATTCTATAATTATGGTTTGACAATGTTGGATTTTTAtccacttagaaattatagttgaagaaaacttatatatattttttctttaaaatctaaaaatttaagaaaatttatgtaatttggtGTCGCCATTTGGCGCAACTACGACGTCTAAGCCTAACTTATTCAATGAAACAACACATGTTCATAATTCAAGATTGAAATCTATTCAATCACACGTATACGTCTGGCAATGTTATAATAAAGCTTTAATAAAGCATCAATTCTACACGTCCCTTGATTGGCAATGTTATAGATTTCAATCTATTCTTTAATTATGGTTTGACAATGTTGGATTTTTAtccacttagaaattatagttgaagaaaaattatatccatttagaaattatagttgaagaaaacttatatttttttttccttaaaatctaaaaatttaagaaaatttatgtaatttggtGTCGCCACTTGGCACAACTACGGCGTctaaactcaacttttattatatataatatataatatgatataatatgatatatgctAGCTTCAACCCTCTTATAATCTAGATAAACTTGGAGGTGGCCAATAACATTAAAGGGGTATTTGGTTCGCCGTGATATTATATTACATTGTAATATTACGTTAttgtaatattatattaatgtaatctcaatacaagaatataatattaaattgtTTAGGAAGATGGTGAGATTAagatgatgtgatatattttgcaattttaaattatgataatgttagaaaaaataaaataaaccaaaaactttAATGTCACATCATCGTAATGCATATCACATCAAGAGCACATCACAACGAATCAAACACCCCTTAACATGTTCCTCTCATTGGTTAAATCTAAatgtaactcttttgtttgTACCTATACTTCAATTAGCCATTGTTTGATGAAGGCAAGTGAAACTCATACATGGTTCCAAGATGTCGTGTTGAAAGCCGTCTCGATATATACGTATATAAGTGATCACCAATTATGATGAAAATCTATGCACCTCAAGCTCAAGCAATATAATTGAAAGAAAAGTAGAAAACATCaaagtttgtttctttttctttttctttttttcttggtaagtGCAGGGGATAGAACCCCCGAGCAATAGGTTACAAAGGAACCCGGGTgccattggcaacatcaaagttTGTTTCAAGGAGTTTTCTAATTTCTTTCACATGTaaacaagaaaattacaaagtttCCACATGTTGACAAacattttttaagtaaattttgGGGAGTGGGTACAGCCGTATAGAGCATGGATCATACTCCCCAACTCTCctttgtgtaaaataaaaaaaataataataataaaaaagtaaaaaaacaatttgcGAGGTTTATATCCATATTCATCCcaaaaaagcaaataaagatTATCTacataatttcaattaaatcactatgaaatatttaagaataagaaatttcagaaaaaaaaaaaaaagcatataataAAACATTATTGTTGGGCAACCTTTTAGGGTATCCGTTGAGCAAAggacaaatttattaataaccATAGCCAAGGTAGCTACAATTATGCTATGGTATATTGGTATATgctttcttcacttgtttctattattttcttttatgttattttcaattttttttttttttgactattTTGTCTCAAATTACCTTTATGAATCAAAAAGTGGAGCAAGTTTAATAATAAAACCTTTGTCtgtatctaattttttttcaaaataaaaataatttttgaaaacataattaACATAAAGGAAATCGTCAATTTCTCACATAGCGTCCTAGCCAGGCATTGCTCAGGGCTTTGGCTAATCATTAATTAACTTAATGCTTGAgtttttaactaataaaaacAACCCAGTTGTGTTAATTTATTGTGCTCCCTAATCTCAACCATTTggtagaaatatttttaaaaatcctatTAATAAATGTCCTAATGGCACAAGTTGATTGAAGTTTAATTAAATGCTCAATTATGAACTATAATGGAAacttttaaaatgtaaaataccCATATTAATGATTTATTGGCTTACATGcataaatttattgtaattgtgtgtgtttttttaagaTATATGTGTATAAcatttgactttattttttgtaaatatatatagtatttaatAAAGGGTCTTGTTAAGGAGTATCTTAGGATAATtgttcataaattattttaggaaagttttaacaccattttcattagaaatataaaaaaccgccaaaaaaattacttatttgttttcttttcccataaacaATTTCTCAAAATGTACCTTAAACCAATGCTCTTAAAAcatcataatttttctttttaataaaatatttaacgTACCTTAATCATTGTCATTACGGCTTTCTTtaacaaaaatcatatttaaatagCAAAATTAGGATTGCCTAATTGGGGTTGGCAAGGTAGGGAAAGCATGCTCGAAGATCGGTCGCATAATCATGGGGTAATGGAGACAATATGTCATTTTCAGTAAACACATATAATAAAACATGTATTCTGGACAAAATGGCCTTATGCCATTTTCACTTAAATTATATAgtcttttgcccttcttctcaaactaattaaggaaatacccctcttttgaaactcgactttctcaaaatcgagttaaaaaaataaataaataaattctagagctctatagtgacgtttttaagaattgcctataactcgatttcatggatatcaagttacaaaacgctactataggtccttaaaaacgtcactataggtccttgaaaacgtcactatagggcttaactcgattttgaaaaagtcgagtttcaaaaaaagagcatttcccta
This region includes:
- the LOC126709681 gene encoding protein RESISTANCE TO PHYTOPHTHORA 1, chloroplastic, producing the protein MNTLIPTSLCNTKITRFRFTPILRNSLSHAQARTKSFKIHASSSEVDAQTVEEPKEETQAEPTEASKSSTAAPLALDKDLKKVAQKTAATFAPRASTATKNPAVPGTALYTVFEVQGYASMLLGGALSFNLIFPSNEPDLWRLMGMWSIWMFTIPSLRARDCSKNEKEALNYLFLLVPLINVIIPFFWKSFAVVWSADTIAFLGMYAWKFGWLQRTD